The sequence below is a genomic window from Cicer arietinum cultivar CDC Frontier isolate Library 1 chromosome 6, Cicar.CDCFrontier_v2.0, whole genome shotgun sequence.
CCAAAATACGCTTTCCATCTATAACGCACTGCACACCCCGTCCTGGAATAGCAGAGAAGTCTGAGGCATCATAAAGCCACCCTGATTTTAACTCATTGGCATCATTTTGGGAACCATTGGTAAGAGAGGACCCATCAAAGAAGTGAAAATGGCGTGCATATTGTAATATCGCTTTTGCCAGTGGGTGTTCACTGCTCGcctgaattaaatataaattaaattaaaaagtaattgaAAAACACTTAGTTAATTACTCCAAAAGGCATAATAAGAAATGGATGGTTGGAGTTTTCTAACAAACaatcaaaagtaaaaaataatgaatcttcAAAATCACTCCTAATCCTATTCCAAAATGCCAAAACACTGTTGAGAAAGTTGGGCTGTCTGTGTCCAAAAGGCCGAAGGAAATTTAGAAAAGTAATATTCTACTCATTTATTGCTAGATCTAGGTTCAAACTGTGTGTATGTGACAATACCAAAGACTGGCAAATAAGATTCAAAGAAAGTAACCATCATCAAGAAAAATGGGAGTCACCTCAGCAGAAGCCACCAATTTAAGAAATTCTCCTCGGTCCATTCCTGCGAACACTTTGGCAACAGTGACAGTAGCTTTCCCCTGAGTTAAAGTTCCTGTTTTATCAAATATAACATACTTCACCATCTGAGCCCTTTCTAAGGATTCTCCTCCTTTAATTAACACACCATTGTTAGCCCCAACCCCTGTTGCCACCATAACAGCAGTTGGAGTAGCCAAACCAAGTGCGCATGGGCATGCAATCACCACAACAGATATAGAAAACATAAGGGCAAAAACAAAGTGATTTCCATTTTCTGGCAGCCATTCTTCAGGGTAAGCTCCAAGAGCCCCAGCAGTATacctaaaattaaacaaaatatgtaGACAAAAGTAGGGATAAGCATTCCAATCAAGCATTAGaaatcaaaatttatcaatatgacAAAACTATTCAAGGTAACCTTACCAGCACAATAGTGTCAATAATGACAGAACTACAATTGTAGGAACAAATATGCTTGCTACCTGCAAGCCAAAAGAATGGTACCTGAGTTCATTAATATATCTTCAGTCATTTGTGCCAATAATCTAGCAAGGTTATAAAATTAGGATACTGACTACTATTAGAATATTATGAGCAAGCAAATAAATATGAGTTTGAATTATGACTAAGGCCTCAACCTGAAATAGACGGCATCAATAACAATCCAATTTTATGAACAATTTCATATAAGACACTCCAGTGATCAGAAGGGTGAGGCATCAAAATATTGTTCCAACTCTATGAGTTTACTCATTTTTTCCAGAACAACAGCCTAGGAAAACTAAATCTGACTATTTGCTACTTAACGTGTCTTTAAGTTACAAGAATTTTACAATCATTTAAAACGTGAAATTATGTGTTGTCATTTTCCAGAGAAACAGGAAACACTTCACTTATTTGCAAAACTGATTCATAAGCTAAAACTTTCTTTACCACAAAAAATGGAATTCAATCTATGTTAAATgcatacaacaacaacaataaaaatgaGAGTCTTTTCCCACCAGGTGGGGAACAGTTTTATATTGGAAGCTGACTTCTTAATGATAGCCCTGCTCTTTCTCTAAGCTTTGAATCGGATATGTAATGCAACAAAGACAGAGTATAAAAATGCTTACACTAACAATTAACACTTACAAAACATAAAAACCATCCAAGAGCACAGCCGGAATAGAATACTTACATAATCAGCAAACTTTTGAATGGGAGCCTTGGACATCTGTGCTGTCtccaccaaattaattatctgaCTCAAAACTGTATCGGATCCTACTTTGGTAGCTTGGATGTGAAGGACACCATGCAAATTGATTGTACCTCCAATGACAGAGGCATTGATCTCCTTCAAAACAGGTATAGATTCACCAGTCACCATACTCTCATTTACATAACTTGAGCCCCGGGTAACAATGGCATCAACAGGAATCTTAGTACTAAGAAGAACTTTTAATGTGTCACTTGGTTGAATAAGCAAGGAatcattttctttcttcaatAGATCTACCATCTAGAAGAAAACAATTATTGGCAAGTTATAATTTGATGTTATGATGAAATCTcgatgataaatataataaccTTCAGAATCTTTGTACCAGGAAGAACTTTTAATATGTCACTAGGTTgaatgagcaaggaatcaattTCTCTTTCTTCAATAGATCTACCATCtagaaaagaaaacaattattgGCAAGTTATAATTTGATGTTATGATGAAATCTagatgataaatataataaccTTCATTAATTTCAacctaaatataatataatcaaCACATTAGCTGTTTCATCTCCATTTTCTTAAGAAaacaatacacataaaataaGTGTCATGCACCTTTATCTTTAACAACCAGTAAAGCTGTTGCAGGAGTGAGCTCTACTAACTTCTTAATGGCATCAGACGTTTTTCCCTTGGCTAGACATTCCAAATACTTGCCCAACAATACAAATGTTATAAGCATAGCACTTGTTTCAAAGTATGTTGTAGACCAAAATCCAGTAAGAGCACCATACAGAAGAGCACAAACAGAATAAACATACGATGCTGTAGTTCCCAAAGCAACCAGGACATCCATGTTTGTTGAACCATTTCTAAGAGCTCTGATAGCTGCTACGTAGAAGCGCTTTCCAACCCCAAATTGGATGACACTCACCAATGCCCACTTCAACCAATCACCCATGAGGAAAGGCCCACATCTCCAAAGTAATAATGAGTATACAAATGGGATATGAGGACAAATTACCCCCATAAAGAATAGAGGAATCTGAAACAAATGCATCAAGCAAAAATCAACACAAAAGAATGAAAAGAATAAACAAGAACCTAAGAAAAATAAGGGACGTCAACACAGGCTCTCAAGACTCTAACACCTTGAGATTTAAGAATAAAGCAGTTACTAAACTACATGATTTCTTCCCCCCTCCCCACCCCACTTACTATCTCTCTATATCAAGACATGCCATTAAAAAGATGCTCACATCAAGAAGCAAATAAAGtgttcaaacaaataaaaaaacaaaataaagtagaataaaaaaccaaacaaatatggCAATATATTAGAGAGATACTTACACTAAGAAGCAAGCTGGAAATAAAAAGTCGAAACATAGTTGAACTATCTGAAACATCTTTAGAAGCCATTCTGGCATAAGGACTTCTAACATGCAACTTAAATTTCCCATTACTAACAACACGGATCCCATCAACCAATGATCTAGAACTGAGAACATGAGggtcaaaaacaacattaagttcACTCATCAAAGGATCAAACCGAAACTGCCTAACCCCTTTCATACCACTAAGCATATTTTCCAAAACACGAGCATCAACCAAAGAACACACACCAATAACCCCTAAAACAATCTCGTCTTGACTAGTACTCTGAACAAAAGTAGCTTCAAAACCAGCATCTTCAATTGCAGTAACAATATCTTCTTTGCTTATCACGTTTGGATCATACTCAACTTCACCCAATGAAGTAGCTAAAGCCACCACCGCTTTTTTCACTCCGGAGATGTTCTTCAAAATTCCCTCAACGGAGTTAACACATGCCGCACACGTCATGCCACCAATTGTAAACTGTCCAACTACCGCACTTTCCCCGACCGGTTTCGGTCCAAGTGAACCGGGTTCATGTAAGATCTCAGCTTCGAAACCTGCATCTTCGATTGCATTCTTAATATCTTCATCCTAGGGTTCACACACAAACACATAATACTTTCTAAATCAGTAACTAAACACTTTCACAAATCCATAAACGTAGAAAAAATCACGAACaagctaaaaaaaaaaagagagagagtaACCTTGACGAGGTTTCTGTTGAAAACGACGTCGGCTTTATTCTGAAGCAAAGCAACGGAGGCTTCAATTACGCCATCAACGGACTTAAGAGCTGCCTCAACGGAGTTTGAGCAAGCGGCGCAGGTCATGCCGGATATTCTAACCTGAATCCGTTTAATTCCATCGTCAACGTCATGTTTATCATAGGAATCCAGAAGACGAACATCTTCGAGGTCGCCGGAGTCATCGTTGTCGCCGGCGCCGACGGAAGTTAGTTGAATACTCGGCGCCATGGttagagagagatagagagaatAATATCGAATGTAACGAGGTGAATACGAGAGAAAGGAAAATATGAAAGAAGTATATAAAGGGAGAAAAGGGAATTTAAAAAAGATGAATGGAATTTGggtagaaaaagaagaagagcGAAAAGGGAAGGAAAATAGTTTCCGATGGAGATGGCGAGACagcaataattttaatttttttttttttttggattaggTGCAGACAgcaattttttaactaaactgGAAGGTGCGGGTGGGGCAATAGATTGGAGTTGGAGGGAGATTTGTTATTTTGTATTCCAATTATACCCTTAGTATATTGATGGAAATACCGATGGGTCCGTTGTACTTCTTCAAGTGTGGTGTTGTACTGCATGCCACGGAGGGCGTGTTTGGTTAGCCAGCACacgcgtttcttgtttttccgTCAAACGTGGCGTGTTACCGTTGTTGTGTGACTTGGTATGAAGAGAAATGCGTATGGAATTACGTTTACGTTTTTTCTGTTGAAGCTTCCGGCTGGTCAAGGTGTCTTTAGATGAAGATTACGAGGTTAACAACACATTTTTCTAAACTCTCTATTCTACCGTAGTAGTATTCATTAACAGAAAATTAATGCACCAGCTAtgactaaaaatttaatattatacatTTCCCCTTATTTAAGAAAGTCTAATCAAAtcacaaaaattaagaaattgatGATAATATTAGGTGTTTTTGCTAAAAAATAATTGCcaaattcttttttaataagAGAGGTCAGCccttgaaaaaacaaaaacaattaaagttaaaaacatTTATGAAACACAATCAAACTTCTATCAATCAATacaccaaaaaataataaattactaattaaataaaaaacgcGGTTgatctaaaaagaaaaaatatcaaatttatatattttattataagacagaatttcacataaatttgatgatatttataaatccatataaattttatttaatcattaaaaGAATGTGTATTTGTAAGTAACAGTACATCTTgtcaaaaaaagttttaaaatttattaaaaatataagatagaaaattactaaaaataatagttaaccgtatttcattttattgatattttaagttATGAGTAAATATACTATATTCTTTTTGGTCTAAATGAGTAAATGTATTACTAATCTACCTTAATGTTGATGAATGTCTCTCGTAATACTATTACCAATGTATTCATTAAGAATATATGACAACATTAATATcgagttaattaattaatataatcttAGTTCTACAATgagtttatttatatattccCTGTCAAAGGAAAACGTATTAATGTATTTACTATAAATACAGAATATAAGATAGTAAATTAAAAATGCTGTAAAAAAGTagcaaattaaaaattatgctttattttttgtaacaaaatagacatataatataaattacagtataaaaatagacaaaactaataaaagtgatgaaaaaatttattttacttttttaattatatattaataaaaaatattttataaaagtgatttataaagtaaagaaaaagaagatgtAGAAGAAATTATATTGTACAATTTTCgttaaagagataaaaaaatctatatgagaaatattttggttttttactttttttttctttttaattgtagttttagtttttaattttattctttttttatcatttcttaactaaataataacataacatactttaaataattatcttgttttattattttttaactaaagattagcaacatgacatatgtaaaataaaataaaagcatcTAAGTTTTTTCTTTCGATAAATGAGTAACAATGTGTTGCAAACAGCTTGGCATGGACTTTCCGCATGTGATCCCCGTGCTTTTCTTCAACGTGATCCCgtttaaattaatatgttaatttatcGTCATCCACTTCATTAAGAATGTACCCCAATAGTGTTAgaaattatatatcaattaataaattttatttaagttgAATTGAGCTTTCAATTAGTGACTTTTAtatcaaattcaatcaaaaccaaTCTTATTATCAATGAATTGGATTGAGTTcgtgataataataaaaatatttattttaaaataatataattaaatttaaacacttaaacatttagaaaataataaaattattataatatatcatttaatatttaaaatacattaagaaatgtcattaaattttaactaaatcgTTAAATGTCGATGTCGTTAGGTTCGGTTCGAATctgaatcaaaattaattatagtgaaatttatatctcttttaagacaaaaaaatatacatcCACAACAAACAATTAAATCAACTAAATTCGCAATAAATTCACAAACATGACTAAATGATTTAATCTTAACTatacatcaataataaataaaaatatatatgtcatGTCAATATTTTGAGTTTACTATATAACTGATTCAAAATGTTAAATCTTCTATTCAAACCAAATATCATTGAATTTAAATTGGTTGATTCGTGTTAAATATGAATTTGAGCGAGGTAAATCAAAATACAAGTTTGATTGATTTGTATGACTCAGTTCACGAGTTTACTCCTAGGCATGAATGCTCCTACGTGTTATTATTGTTGATATTAAACATGAGTtttgacattttaattttacccTCCACATAAAAGAGTTACGTTTTAAtgattagtaaaatatatttttaaatggttaatgatatattttaataatatatacattCAATAAGTTATGTTAAATAAGTAGTTAATGacttatattttaatgattaatattatttcattaaatttatgaCAAATTAAAGGGTTTATTGTGTTTTTGGTCCCTACgcatagaaaatatataattttaatttttgtaaaagatttCTTTTAGATTCTACCTctataatttgatattatttttttttgagtCCGTTGATAAATTTTGACATTTCAAAACGCTAATATGGCATTGACACATGGAAAAACTTGTGGTGGGATAGAGTAATAATGTTTTACCATTTACTTacacatttttaataaaaacaatttttaaaataaataaaaaaaagaaaaaaattaaaatttgttttgaaataaattaaatattttttttcatttatattaataaaaaaatagtggtaattataatttttttctattttattttaaaaataatttttcatttatattaaaagTATAAGTAAATggtaaaaaattatgattccACCTCACCACAAGCTTTTTATTAGTCAATGCTACATCATCCTTAGAAAGATCAAATTCattaagagattaaaaaaatgaaaaatatataattataggggttgaattaaaaaaatattttacatgaaCTAAAACCATTTCTCTTAGATTATATAGATCAAAAgtacaaaaaattcaaaattaaaaaaatggttaATGATTGACTTTTTTTGTGTGATAATTCATGgtttatattttcataattaataattggATTGTTTAAGTGGTTAACGAAATGcatttatacaaaaaattgcgttttatttgtattaaatgtcaaaattacgtgtttaaagttgaaatttttagcacaacaataaaatatgatatactCTCTTTTatgtaaaattcattttaaagtttaatcACTTATAGTTACATTTCACATTTGTCCCCGGTCAAAGTAAGATTTATTATGAGAGGAATATAAGCATGTAATTTTgttaaacttttttataatataaaaatttatgaaagTTAGGTTTCAACAATTCATTAAATATCAAGGTTGAAATAGTATATTGACAAggttcaaatatatttatatattatccACATGTCTCACGTTGACATCAAAACTCAAACGCATCATGATGTCTTTTGATTAAGTTGAATCTTTACCATTTAAACTAATATATGTACCCAATTTAATTTTGTTCAACTTTTTGAGAATGTCCAACTAGATTTTGACGTAAAGAAAATAACATACTATTTTAGtataatattgataaaaaaatgtattgagaactttttttttttcatttagttATCTAAGTAGAATCTAACcaaacaaaagaaatataatgggatttttaatatttagacaatattttttaatatcacCACTTAATTGACATAATACGTAATTgacataatacatattttttttaatatttttctctaatgtttattttaattataatataaatattatttgaacgtcattttttaatttagataaatattataagaaattttagtcaatctatgtaatttaaaatttgtgtttgtgtttatttatgaatttaaaaaaaactgatttttttttataaaaagaatttcTTTAAGAAAGTCATCTTTGTAAATTCAGACTGACTTAAAAAAGTCGTCATTTGCAAAAGTGACTTGTAAGTGAGTATAAAAATAgggtattttgatatataatttaaaaaaaaaattatttggcatttaaaagaaagttattagaaagaaaaaaaaaacaaatataatttcagAAAATATTAATAGTTCGTCGTGTCTAATTCCTATAGTCATGTCGAAAATTGACGTGTTCATCAatataataatacaataaaaGGTTAATTAATACTTATTATTATAGTCCCGTCAAAAATTGACGTGTTGATCAatataataatacaataaaaggttaattaatacttattatttttcaaataaataaaatgacacCATAAAAATCTGATCTTTCACAATCTTGATGTTTACTACTAgtattatatctttttaatttatctttctaCATCAATGGTCCTCATCTCATTATCTCATTTCGTGTGCAACATTGTTATTGAAAGTaagcaataataataaatgaatcaaacaaacttcaaaaattggtCAAAGTGGGAAAGGTGAGCTAAAGCAAATACTTTTACCATACGAGACAAATATTGTTGGAAATGTGACATTTTTCTCCACTAACCCTTTATTACAACAATGGTATAGGACATGAAGACACACTTCCACTTAAGCACTATTTCctctattgaaaaaaataaagataaaaggaAATGGTGGGTTATCTTATCTTTCCACCCAAAAGATTTAAGAAATGTGCTATCAGATGTGGTatccacacaaaaaaaaaattaaaaaaaactttttccCACCCTGGCTTAATTTTGCAGTAATAACTTGCATTATTTCATGCTTTATTAACTATCATCATATTTTTTGTTGGATTTACAAGAACTCTAATAAGAAGTGGATGGTCTAATGGAAAAATAGGACCACTAAAACATATAAGCACAACGCATAATGGTGAATAACTCtcttatatttttacataatttataaataaatttaaaatacactgCATATATAATGTATTTGTGtagaatattaaattttacaaatagtaaaatattaaatacataaataaaaactgaTTATATGAAGTAAAGAAGAAAATTACTACACTGGCCGAAACCAATTgaacttttcttttaaaaaaaaaacttcggAAATGTAAAAGGTTTGACTCacccataaaaaaatatcaacaaaaaattgaaagtttgaCAAAAGACGTGTATTTAAATTAGGGGTGTACGTGAGTGTGAGTCAACCCGATCATCCAACTCAATTTTTATCTATATTCGGTCACTTTCGAATTCGACTTAACCCAATTCGTTGAAACATGTTTATATTTGGTTCGGGCAATGGGTTCAACAATTTAAACTCGTAGACCGACTCGGTaactagttataaattttttttaaatatttgtttggtaGCCTAATAGGATTTTACTActcttcttcatatttttagCAGTTGTCATCCACCTTATTTTTCTGTTCCATATATGCGTCCAtctttttctattattattttgtttcatgtatattttacttatttattatttcttcttctttatctcTTCACTTTTATGattgatatttgttttttgagaTTCTGGATTGTTCTATTCTATAATTTGAGGAACTTGTCAAATGCTTGGACTTAAAGTTAAGATTGCTTAGAATTGatgaattttcatattttattgatttattgttgttgaatttatttatgtatttgaagactgttggatttatttttttgtgtgataagttgttgttgtttttttaaataattgaatgatatgatttaaattttatattttttgaaaaattcaagtattaaatttaaattcattcattaaatttttcggtaaaattcaaaacattttattatttatgtataacccGCGAACTCATCCAAACCTAACTCATTCTTGATCGGGTCGGTTCGGTTCgagttaaatgaaaaaaatacggGTTTATAACTTAACTCAATTCAAAGATAATCGATTGAGTCGGatatcaaattttatcaaaactgGCCCAACCCAACTCACATACACTCTTAATTTAAACTTGTCAAATACAAATAGATTTAATGACGGCTATATTAcaaatattatgttttatttgaattcaAGATATAATATAAACATAGGATTTGATTAAAAAGAAATGGATATAGGCCCCAATGCATGTGTAAACCTAAGGtggatttttaaaataagtttttaaaggCTATCATaatgttttaataaaattattttaaaaaattatcaaaatttatttttatacattttaaaatataaaattatttattaaattaatataatcgattacaaaaattaatatttgtttttaattaaaaaatattttgtgtgatatttattttttaattaataataaaattaattaatttaatatttgttgaaatGATATTTGTCTAAATACAATTTAACTCCTAATATATTATAGTATAAGACTttgtatcaaataattttttttttagatgtaTAATGCGAttgttttttaagttttattctTGGGCCTCCCATATATGGACATACTTAATTTGAGCGAGATAGGTAAATATAGGTATAATGTCTACGTCAATATGTACATAAAATATAGGATTGCTTTAAAAACAATCATGCTTAAGCTTAAATTCTGCGAGTTAGTTGAAAGCATAGGTAGTTAGTTGACCAAAACCAAAAGGAGGCTAACAACTCAATCtcaaaaaaagttgattttgtgACATCTTTGTAAGTTAgtataatcattttttattaaaaagcttagatgaattgaatttatgggttgattaaaattgtaacaaattttaaaaattattacttacatattatttattaaaaaaagtatttctaTCGATAATTAAAATCGACACTTTATTAACTTAACTGAACTAAATTTCGTTAACAAAGTTAATACTATTATGTGAAAAAGAAAGTATTAATTTATCGTAAAGTATCGCACAAAAATCCTAACAAAGAGTAAATAGAAAGGATACTACAACAACAAATGTAGGGTCGTTGATATATTATATGAATCAAACACGTTgaaaagtttttaaatataacaagttttttttttctttcaaatctccaaatatttattaatagtttttctttttttttgtgatttgcctatttttcattttgatttctctTCACATACTTAAAACATGAATAAGAATGATAATATTTtcagaagaaagaaaaaagagaatgTTAATATCATAATATGTTATCTATGATAAAgtagaatattaaaaatatattaaattaataatatatgttaGGTTAAATTGCATCTGtgatctcttaacttaatttcagttaatattttagttttttatctttctttttcttctcgatttggtcct
It includes:
- the LOC101509532 gene encoding copper-transporting ATPase RAN1, yielding MAPSIQLTSVGAGDNDDSGDLEDVRLLDSYDKHDVDDGIKRIQVRISGMTCAACSNSVEAALKSVDGVIEASVALLQNKADVVFNRNLVKDEDIKNAIEDAGFEAEILHEPGSLGPKPVGESAVVGQFTIGGMTCAACVNSVEGILKNISGVKKAVVALATSLGEVEYDPNVISKEDIVTAIEDAGFEATFVQSTSQDEIVLGVIGVCSLVDARVLENMLSGMKGVRQFRFDPLMSELNVVFDPHVLSSRSLVDGIRVVSNGKFKLHVRSPYARMASKDVSDSSTMFRLFISSLLLSIPLFFMGVICPHIPFVYSLLLWRCGPFLMGDWLKWALVSVIQFGVGKRFYVAAIRALRNGSTNMDVLVALGTTASYVYSVCALLYGALTGFWSTTYFETSAMLITFVLLGKYLECLAKGKTSDAIKKLVELTPATALLVVKDKDGRSIEEREIDSLLIQPSDILKVLPGTKILKIPVDAIVTRGSSYVNESMVTGESIPVLKEINASVIGGTINLHGVLHIQATKVGSDTVLSQIINLVETAQMSKAPIQKFADYVASIFVPTIVVLSLLTLLCWYTAGALGAYPEEWLPENGNHFVFALMFSISVVVIACPCALGLATPTAVMVATGVGANNGVLIKGGESLERAQMVKYVIFDKTGTLTQGKATVTVAKVFAGMDRGEFLKLVASAEASSEHPLAKAILQYARHFHFFDGSSLTNGSQNDANELKSGWLYDASDFSAIPGRGVQCVIDGKRILVGNRKLLMESGINISTEVENFVVELEESARTGILVAWDDILIGVLGVADSLKREAAVVIEGLQKMGITPVMVTGDNWRTARAVAKEVGIQDVRAEVMPAGKADVVRSFQKDGSIVAMVGDGINDSPALAAADVGMAIGAGTDIAIEAANYVLMRDNLEDVITAIDLSRKTFSRIRLNYVFAMAYNVIAVPVAAGVLFPSLGIKLPPWVAGACMALSSVSVVCSSLLLRRYRKPRLTTILEFDIVVN